The bacterium genome segment GCTCAGATAGTGGCCGTGCGCACGCCAGCGGCCCGGTTTCCCCGTCGGTGTGAATGAGACCTTCACCAGGCTGCGTTGCTGGCTGCTGCCCCGGGCGAACGAGGAGACACGCGATCCCCGCATGCCCGCCCTCTGGCGCCTGCCGCCTGAGAGGCTGCTGGAGACGCGGCGCAGCGAAGCAGCGCCGCCCACTTCGCGCCGGATGGTCGAAGGTCTGAGGCGGGCGGACGGCGGGGCTTCACGGTTCGCTACCTCACCAGGCGGCGAAGTGGGCACGGACGGTTCCCGCCTGCTCTGCTGCTCGCGGTGATGAGCGTTCTCGGGCGCCTTGTTCGAATCGGTTCGAACTCGTCCCGGGCGCTGCCGACGCGCGGTCACCGGTGCTCCGGGTTGATGGCCAGCAGCGGGCGCACGCTGGCCACGAGGCTCTCGATCGGGATTGGACCGAAGTAACGGCTGTCCCAGCTTCTGGCGGTGTTGACCCCCTGGACCCAGACTTGGCCGGGAGGCAAGACACGAGCTCCGAACGGGGCGTGCGCAAGAGGCCGACCCGAGCTGTCAAACTCTTGGATTGGCGCCTGGAGGAGCACTGCTCCATTGACCGCCAGGAAGGACTCATCGAGCGCGATCGTGTCCCCAGGCAGCCCGACCAGCCGCTTGAGAGCAGGGCTGCTGCGGCCATGGCACTCGCCTGCCGGGAGGTAACCCCGCCGCCGGCCGAGCGTCTCGACACTGGGCGGAAGGCAGAGAAGCACCAGCTCGCCGCGAGCGAGCTTGAGGGGGCGCTCAAGGTAGAAGCCGGTCGGTGCCGACGCAGTCCAGTTGAATCGCACGCCCGCCAGGTGCGCTTTGGCCGTGACCAGAAGACCAAAGGCAGCCAATCCGAGGGGCCAAAGGCGGCGCGCAGGGGTCGGGTTCCGGTTCCTCACTCTTCGGCCCATCGACGCGTGGCTACTTCAACAACTGTGCCAAATCGATATCATCGTGGTCGCATGGCTCGAAGCTGAAGAGCCGGAGGGCTCGCCGTCTCAGGGTGTCGCGCAGGCGGGTCGGATGGAGCGGCTGCCTTCTAAGCAGCGGGTCGCAGGTTCGAGTCCTGCCCGGGGCGCCAGTCAACCGCTTGGACTTCCTCCCTTTTTTGGACTTGGCGACACCTCCTGGTGTCGCGCTGTTTTCGGCCAGCGCCGTATAGCGCCGTCTGGCGCCGTCGCTGATCGCGTCTGCGAAGCCAGTGGACTCCGTCGGCAGGAAGTGGCCGTAGAGGTCGAGCAGCAGCTTTGCGCTCGCCCAGCCGCCCATGTTCTGGATCCACTTGATGGGCGTGCCCTTCGCGAGGTGCAGTGTTGCGAAGGTGTGCCGGAGCCCGTGGGGGGTGAGACGACGGTCTTCACCGAGCACGTCCTTCACGAGCGGCCTAAAGACGCGTGTTCGGAAGTTGTGCGGGTCGATGAAGGTCCCGCCTCGGCTCGGGAACACCAAGGCTTCGGGGTCGATGGCGCGTGGAGATCCGGCGAGGAGATCTCGGACGCGACGCGACAGCTCGACCGTTCGCTCGCGCCCGGTCTTGGTGTCGGTGAGTTCCTTGCCATCGGAGAAGCTCCGTAGGATCCCCGCCGTGCCGCGCTTCAGGTCGACATCGAGCCAGCGGAGGGCGGAGGCCTCGCCGATGCGGACTCCGGTGTCGGCCAGGAAGACGACGAACGGATAGAAGCGCGGCTGTGTTGCGTGCGCGGCATCGAGAAGCGCTCGAAGCTCGGCTGAAGTGAGCACGTTCTCGCGGCCAACGGGCTTCACTCCCCCACTCCGTCGCCGGCCTCTGACCCGCTTCCAGCGGACGACCGGGTTCGAGTCGAGAAGCTCCTGCGCCTCGGCGTAGGAGAGGATCTGACTGAGCGTATTCAGGGTCATCTCGATCGTGCGGACGCTGATGGGTGGCTGGTGCTCGAGGCAGCGGTCGTAGAGCGCCTGGACGTCGGCCACGCGAACCGCTCGAAGGTCCTTGCTGCCAAGGGCCGGCAGGATGCGGCGTTCGAGGTGGTACTCGTGGAGCTTCGCTGTCTTCGGTGCCACCGCGCCGTCGAGCCCCCTCCGGCGAGGTAGGTTGATCTCCCTCTCGAGCCAGCTGGCGGAGAGCTCGGCGACTGTCATCCGCTCGGGCCCTGCGGGTCGGACTCCAGGGTGAAGCCCGAGCGTCAGAGCGGCGTCGATCTTCCGGGCCAGATCTCGGGCGGCGCGCTGGTCGGTCTTGCTGGGACCGAAGCGCTTCTGGCTTCGCTGGCCTTCGTGGTGGGTCACAACCCACCAGGCTCCGCGCATCCAGCGGACCTTCGCCGCCATCAACTCGCCCTCGCTCCGTGGGGGAAGATCGGATCGAAGCACATGTGCCCCGCGGGATCACCTCTTCGCTGGGTGGTGGGCATCATCGCCGCCGGACCCCCGAAATCGCGCCAAGGACGGTGTCTAGAGCTTCGTTCTCGGAGGCCACCCCAGTGGCTGCCTGCGCCTCCAACCACGCCTCCAGCGCCCGCTTCGGGAACAGAATGACCCCGCCGAGCCTCACTCGCGGGAGCTCGCTCTGAATCTCCCGGAACTTCCGCTCGCTCATGCCGAGTGCGCGGGCCGCCTCCTTGGGCCGAAGGGCCAGGCGGTCATCGAGATTGAGCGGCTCACGAGCAGGCATCGCATCATCCGGCTTACGCCCTGCGCAAGTGCCCGTCAATGCGAAGGAATCAAGAATATCCGCGTGTGCGCGGTAGAACCAACGGAATTCCTAGGGAAGATTCTCCGGCGTATTCGCTCTGCACACGCTGAATTCAGCGACCCGCGGTCCAGCTGTACTCCCTCTAGCTGGCTTTGTGGCAAGCTAAGAGGCACCCTCACCGGAGGGCGTTTCGTTCATGCAACCAACCACTACGATTGGAACGACCCCCTGCAATGAGCGACATTGGTTCGCTGATGGAGCAATCCAACTCGGAGCTCGCCGACCGCATTGTCTCGAGCGAGCCGTGGATCTCCAGTAGGCTGGGCCTGACCTTCGGAACGTGGTCGCGTGGGCTCCTGTCCGGATGTGGCTTCCCTCGAAGGAGTCGGCTCCATGTGGTCGGGAGCGCAGCCACCGGCGTCAGCATGCATCCCGAAAAGGCCGGCAGGGCGTTTCGAGAGTTCGGGGGCCCCGGGCGGGCGTCGGACCTAGATCTTGCGCTTGTCGATGCCCGGCTCTTCGAGTCGGCCTGGAACGATTTGGTCGGGCACGACCGCCAGGGCGATCGCATCGACATACGCACGCGGGGGAACGTCTACTGGGGACGCATCGAGCAGAAGTCAATTCCCGCTCGCACGGAGGCGTCAAGGGACCTCCGGCAGCTCGTCAATGCCATCCGGCGTTCCAAGGAGTTTCGCGGGTACCCCGTCTCAATCCGGCTGTACCGGCGCCAGATCGATCTCCGCGAGTACCTCGTCTGGAGCATCAGCGCGCTGAGGAGGGAGTTCTAATGAACCCGTCTGCCACCAATCACCCCATCTCATGGGTCAAGAAATACCATGACGACAAGGCATTGGACCTTTCGCCGGTCTTTCAGCGCAAGGCGGTCTGGAGCGACTCCCAAGCCTCCTATCTGATCGATTCGATCCTGAACGACCTCCCCGTTCCCGAGATCTTCGTTAGGACTGCCACTTCCGCGGTTGGCGAGACCGTCCTCGAGGTGGTAGACGGGCAGCAGCGGCTTCGTTCGATCATCCGCTTCTACTCGAACGATCTCGAGCTCCTTGGTGACGACGTGACTCCACGGTGGGCCGGCACCACCTGGGACGATCTCTCCCCGGACCAGAAGAAGGCTTTCTTTGCATTCAAGCTGATTGTTCGTGAACTCGAAGGCGCAACTGACGCCGAAGTTCGCGACATGTTCCGCAGGCTCAACGCGAGCCAGTCCAGCCTCAATGATCAGGAGCTCCGTCACTCCCAGTTCCAGGGCGAATTCATTTCGCTGGTCGAGGCCCTTGCCGACGACGACTGGTGGGTGGAGCACAA includes the following:
- the traF gene encoding conjugative transfer signal peptidase TraF: MGRRVRNRNPTPARRLWPLGLAAFGLLVTAKAHLAGVRFNWTASAPTGFYLERPLKLARGELVLLCLPPSVETLGRRRGYLPAGECHGRSSPALKRLVGLPGDTIALDESFLAVNGAVLLQAPIQEFDSSGRPLAHAPFGARVLPPGQVWVQGVNTARSWDSRYFGPIPIESLVASVRPLLAINPEHR
- a CDS encoding DUF262 domain-containing protein encodes the protein MNPSATNHPISWVKKYHDDKALDLSPVFQRKAVWSDSQASYLIDSILNDLPVPEIFVRTATSAVGETVLEVVDGQQRLRSIIRFYSNDLELLGDDVTPRWAGTTWDDLSPDQKKAFFAFKLIVRELEGATDAEVRDMFRRLNASQSSLNDQELRHSQFQGEFISLVEALADDDWWVEHKVVTPSQIRRMADVEFISELLVSMMSGPLDKKQGLEEFYVDYDDDFPDRDHWRDQFLKTRRLSLRLAGDELRGWRSKTEFYSLFLASAWLRTDDQVPSSKRMPAAIKRLKTFREKVNKAKRKDNTETFEPAVHEYAEAAVRASTDLARRRLRSQVIQEVVTGKLKV
- a CDS encoding helix-turn-helix domain-containing protein, producing MPAREPLNLDDRLALRPKEAARALGMSERKFREIQSELPRVRLGGVILFPKRALEAWLEAQAATGVASENEALDTVLGAISGVRRR